The following proteins are encoded in a genomic region of Amphiura filiformis chromosome 11, Afil_fr2py, whole genome shotgun sequence:
- the LOC140163701 gene encoding uncharacterized protein: MTKIWKSSLSARFKQRLFTATVESVLQYGCEAWTVTSKLAKELDGCYTRLLRSMRNVHWKQHMTNKELYGDLPKLSDKIRERRTRFAGHCYRSKTEPVSQLVHWIPKHGKRKQGRPALTYVDILKQDTGLETTDMTTAMQDRTIWRAITVRGHHST, translated from the coding sequence ATGACCAAAATCTGGAAGTCGTCGCTTTCAGCAAGATTCAAACAGCGACTATTTACAGCAACAGTTGAATCGGTACTGCAATATGGGTGTGAGGCATGGACAGTCACTTCCAAACTGGCAAAGGAGCTGGATGGCTGCTATACCAGACTGTTGAGGTCAATGCGTAATGTCCACTGGAAACAGCATATgacaaacaaagagctgtatggcgACCTTCCAAAGTTATCGGACAAGATCAGAGAGAGAAGGACTCGGTTTGCTGGTCACTGCTATAGAAGCAAGACAGAACCTGTATCTCAACTGGTGCACTGGATTCCGAAGCATGGAAAAAGGAAACAAGGAAGGCCTGCCCTAACATATGTCGACATTTTGAAACAAGACACCGGACTTGAAACAACTGACATGACAACAGCAATGCAAGACAGGACGATATGgagggccatcacagttcgaggacaccactcgacatAG